In Marinilabiliales bacterium, one DNA window encodes the following:
- a CDS encoding efflux RND transporter permease subunit codes for MVKFLINRPVAVIMTFLALVLLGLVSGGLLPVSLLPDIQIPEITVQVSHPNTSARELENTVVSPLRQQLLQVGRLTDIGSETRDGNALVRLRFTHGSNMDYLYIEVNEKIDAIMGNLPADFERPRVIKASASDIPVFYLNLFIDSPVTGDDLNRFLELSEFADWVIRKRIEQLPEVAMVDVSGLVYPEVSVIPDQGVMRGLGLTHEDIRLAMEQNNVTLGSLMVRDGIYQYNVRFTSTLHTVEDVGNIMIMAGNRLFRLQELATVRLRPREPGGLFRYNDKPAVSMAVIKQSEARMNDMKEAMTDLTASFEEDYPQIRFELSRDQTGILNYTIRSLRNNLILGGSLAILIMFLFLKDVRSPFLIAMSVPTALIISLLFFNLTGLSLNIISLSGLILGVGMMIDNSIIVIDNITQHIERGHPLHEACIRGTNEVIRPLISSVLTTCAVFIPLIFLSGIAGALFYDQAIAVASGLFASLVVSVTLIPTLYHLVHLKTRRKNDKKHLRSLQVFRLENAYNRGFDLVFKYRRLAMGGFVLLLIIAGALYLLLPLQKMPPLRQTETVMVIDWNENIHLDENNTRVLFLTGSCNGLIVESGAYTGRQQFLLNRDMDLDISHAHVYLRSPDPESLSSLVERLQSLVAGNYPLARVSFEPPANVFDRIFESQQPPMVARITSIRGQRVPDVEKVTGITGRITARYTDAEIQPLPVGENLVLGIRPDRLLLYKVNQNFLYSQIRTALDQYEIGRLRAEQTLVPIVLGEEEKVIEEIIGTLQVRNSEGVNIPVSALVDTWKETGYSTITAGREGEYIPVVFNNPGSRPGGLVGGVEQIVRQDETLDVSFAGSWFETRILIREMMLVILISLLLLYFILAAQFESLLQPLIVMLEIPMNLAGVFLALYIAGAGINIMSMIGIVVMAGIVINDSILKIDTINHLRAAGMPLMEALHTGGTRRLKPIVMTSLTTILALTPVLISRDMGSELQEPLALAVIGGMAMGTLVSLYFIPLVYWYFYN; via the coding sequence ATGGTAAAATTCCTTATAAACAGGCCTGTTGCCGTTATTATGACCTTCCTGGCGCTTGTATTGCTGGGTTTGGTGAGCGGGGGACTGCTTCCTGTGTCTCTTTTGCCTGATATCCAGATACCCGAAATAACGGTGCAGGTATCCCATCCAAATACATCGGCCAGGGAACTGGAGAATACTGTAGTAAGCCCCCTCAGACAACAGTTGCTGCAGGTGGGCAGACTCACTGATATCGGGAGCGAGACGCGTGATGGTAACGCACTTGTACGCCTCAGGTTCACTCACGGTTCGAACATGGATTACCTCTACATCGAGGTAAACGAGAAAATCGATGCAATTATGGGTAACCTGCCGGCTGATTTTGAAAGGCCAAGGGTAATAAAGGCAAGTGCATCTGATATTCCTGTTTTCTATCTCAACCTTTTTATTGACAGCCCCGTAACCGGAGATGATCTGAACCGGTTCCTGGAGTTAAGCGAATTTGCCGATTGGGTCATTCGAAAGCGTATAGAGCAGCTTCCTGAAGTTGCAATGGTCGATGTTAGCGGACTCGTGTACCCGGAGGTATCGGTGATACCCGACCAGGGGGTCATGAGGGGACTGGGCCTGACACACGAAGATATAAGGCTGGCTATGGAGCAGAATAACGTCACCCTGGGAAGTCTTATGGTACGTGACGGGATATACCAGTACAATGTGCGATTTACATCAACACTCCACACAGTAGAAGATGTAGGGAACATAATGATCATGGCAGGCAACAGGTTGTTCAGGCTGCAGGAACTGGCAACGGTCAGGCTACGCCCGCGGGAGCCCGGGGGGCTCTTCCGGTATAATGACAAACCTGCAGTGAGTATGGCAGTTATAAAACAGTCCGAAGCCCGCATGAACGACATGAAAGAGGCTATGACAGATCTTACAGCCAGTTTTGAAGAAGATTACCCGCAAATTCGTTTTGAATTGTCAAGAGACCAGACCGGCATTCTGAACTATACTATCAGAAGCCTTAGAAATAACCTGATCCTTGGCGGCAGCCTCGCCATCCTCATCATGTTCCTGTTCCTCAAAGATGTACGGTCTCCCTTCCTGATAGCCATGAGCGTGCCGACAGCACTGATAATAAGCCTGCTCTTCTTCAATCTCACGGGACTGTCGCTCAATATCATCTCACTTTCCGGACTTATCCTTGGTGTGGGTATGATGATCGACAACTCGATTATCGTAATTGACAATATTACCCAGCATATCGAAAGGGGCCATCCTCTGCACGAAGCATGTATCAGGGGCACCAATGAGGTGATAAGGCCGCTTATATCATCTGTACTGACCACTTGTGCGGTATTTATCCCCCTTATTTTCCTCAGCGGCATTGCCGGAGCTCTCTTCTATGATCAGGCCATTGCAGTGGCATCGGGATTATTTGCATCACTCGTGGTATCAGTAACACTTATCCCAACCCTCTATCATCTTGTCCACCTCAAAACAAGGCGCAAGAATGATAAGAAGCACCTGCGGTCGCTACAGGTGTTCAGGCTTGAGAATGCCTACAACCGTGGTTTCGATCTCGTTTTTAAATACCGCCGTCTGGCTATGGGTGGCTTTGTATTGTTGCTGATCATTGCAGGCGCACTGTATCTGCTCCTGCCACTTCAAAAAATGCCGCCGCTCAGGCAAACCGAAACTGTCATGGTTATCGACTGGAATGAAAACATACACCTCGATGAGAACAATACAAGGGTATTATTTCTTACCGGTAGCTGCAACGGACTGATAGTCGAATCCGGAGCCTACACAGGCAGGCAGCAATTCCTGTTAAACAGGGATATGGATCTCGACATTTCACATGCACACGTTTACCTGAGGTCCCCCGACCCGGAATCACTCTCATCGCTGGTTGAAAGATTGCAATCGCTTGTTGCCGGAAACTATCCCCTGGCCAGGGTAAGCTTTGAACCACCTGCAAACGTGTTCGACCGTATATTTGAATCACAGCAGCCCCCGATGGTAGCCAGGATAACAAGCATCAGGGGACAAAGAGTTCCTGATGTGGAAAAAGTTACCGGAATAACAGGGAGAATAACCGCCAGATATACAGATGCAGAAATACAACCTTTACCCGTTGGAGAGAACCTGGTACTGGGAATACGTCCGGACAGGCTGCTGCTATATAAGGTAAACCAGAATTTCCTGTACTCACAGATACGAACAGCACTCGACCAGTACGAAATAGGCAGGCTCAGGGCAGAGCAGACACTTGTACCCATTGTTCTGGGAGAAGAAGAGAAGGTCATAGAAGAGATCATCGGCACACTGCAGGTTAGAAATTCCGAAGGGGTGAACATCCCGGTCTCCGCCCTGGTCGATACCTGGAAAGAGACCGGATACAGCACCATAACTGCGGGAAGAGAAGGGGAATATATACCGGTAGTGTTCAATAATCCCGGTAGCAGGCCTGGAGGACTTGTCGGTGGAGTCGAACAGATTGTAAGGCAGGATGAAACACTCGACGTTAGCTTCGCAGGTAGCTGGTTTGAGACCAGGATACTGATACGTGAAATGATGCTCGTGATTCTTATTTCCCTTTTGCTGCTGTATTTCATACTTGCAGCCCAGTTCGAATCATTGCTCCAGCCGCTTATCGTGATGCTTGAAATACCGATGAACCTGGCAGGTGTGTTCCTTGCACTCTATATTGCAGGAGCCGGTATCAATATCATGTCTATGATCGGAATCGTGGTTATGGCCGGTATTGTTATCAATGATTCCATATTGAAAATTGATACCATAAACCACCTCAGGGCAGCCGGCATGCCTCTAATGGAAGCCTTGCATACCGGCGGTACCCGGAGACTTAAGCCAATAGTGATGACCAGCCTTACGACAATCCTCGCCCTTACGCCGGTGCTTATTAGCCGCGATATGGGATCTGAACTTCAGGAACCTCTCGCACTTGCAGTAATCGGAGGGATGGCAATGGGCACGCTCGTAAGCCTCTACTTTATTCCACTTGTTTACTGGTATTTTTATAATTGA